A segment of the Candidatus Binataceae bacterium genome:
CGCCCGATGAAGGCCGAGGCCGCCTGCATCAGGCTGGTCGAGTTGGACGGCTGCACGGCGGTGTCGATGTTCTGAAGCTGCCCGAGGTTGGCGAAATCGACCAACTGCGTCGCGTAGGTGGTGGGATCGGTCGGATCGGTCGGATCCTGGTTCTGGAACTCCGCCACCAGGATCTGCATGAAGTCGCCCGCGCTCAGCGTCGGCATCGAGGATAACTCGCTGTTAGTGTTGGTCGGAGCGAGGCTGCTGATATCCGTCGTGGTGCTCATTCGTTTACCTCGGTAAGGGTGAAAACTTCGTTCGATTGGTTCGCTGGCCGATTCGAATCCTGAGCGGTCTCGCGTTGCTCGCGGCCCCGCTCCCCCGAATTGCCCTGGTAACTGACCTCTGAATGGCCGAGATGAAGACCCGCGCCTTCGAGTGCGCTGCGCAGCGAATCAACCTCGCCGGAGATGTGGCGGGCAGAATCGGCGCCCGGGGCGATAATCTTCACGTCAACGTTGCCGGCGCGCTCGCGCACCATGGCCTGCGCCGACTGGCCGTCGGCGAGATCGACTTTCACGTTGGCGACGCGCGCTGCGGGCGCATTGCTCACGGCGTCGAGAATCTGCCGAATCTGCGCGGCCTCGGCGACCTTGGGCGCCGCGGCGTCGGATGCGGACGAGGTCTGCGGCGATCCGACCGTATCGACGATCTGATCGCTGCGCCGAGTCGTTGGCTGAGTCTTGGTCGGGGCGATTGCCGCCGACGCTTCCCGATACGCGCTCGCGGCCCGCGCCGCGATCTGGATCGGAGCGGAGACCGGCGCGTTCATGCTGGCGCTCGTCGCGGGCTGGGCAACCGGGGCGCCCGTATCTTTCGCGGAGGTATTCAAAGTCGAAGCATCCGCGCCGCTGGATTTGGCGACCGTCGCGCTGTCGCGAGGACCACCTTCTTCCGGCTGTGGCTGCGATGCCGCCGCCGCCGGCGCAGCGCTGGAGGTGAAAAGCGAGGCCGCGTGTTCGAAGCCCGGGGCGCTGGACGCTGGCGCAACGTCGGTGTGCTGATCGTGCGAAGCAGTCTGCGACGGCGCAGAATCGTGCTGTGGAAATGCAGCAGCGGGAGTCTTTTCAATTTTGATTGAGACCGCCGCCGCGGGCGCATCGGCAGCGGTCATCGACAGGGATTCAGTCGATGCCGGGTCCGCGTCGGCGACCGTCGCCGCGGCGGGTTTGGCCTGCGGAAGCCCCGGGGCAGAGGCGGAATCCGACAGGGCGGCAGGAGCGACCGATCGATCTGTTGCGTGAAGTTGCGGCGTTGCGCTCGGATCGCTCGCGGTCTTGGCCGTCGAATGGCCGGTGCTCTTTGCGGCGTTGGGGTCGCTTAGCGCGCTGCCGAAGGTGGACTCAAACAAAGCGGCAAGCGCCGGGCTGCTGATCTCATTGGAGGTCAGTGTAGACACCGGCGTCGCCGCGGCTCTATGCGAATTTGTGTCGTTGATAACCGTGCTCGTCTCGTCGATCGCAGACGCGGCGCCGGTCTTCCTGGCTGTGGCCGGATCGGATGGCGCCGAGGCGAACATCGCGGCAACCAGGCCGCCGAGTGCGGCGCCGAAATCAGTTTTGTCGGAATCGTCCTTCGAGCTGGGTTGGACGCCCGCGCTCGGGAGATCGTCGCTCGACAACAGCGCCGCGAATCCGTTCTTGGCCTGCACCGGCATTGCCTTAGCGCTCCCTCTTGGAGTCGGACTGCCAGGAGAAGAAATGCTCGGCTTCGTTTTCGAGCGATCGCTCCTGCTCCTGGTCGCGCGCGCGTTTGATGTCGGCGACCGCGTCACGGGCGGCATCGGTCAGCTTGCGCGAGTGAATCACTTTGTTAGCAAGCGTGCGGACCTGGTCCTGAACCGTGGCCGCGAGCCGCTTGTAGCCGAGACGCATGTCGCCGAGCGCGCCGAGATCGCGCAGATGGGCGACGGAGCCGATCGAATCGACCGCTGCCGATTGCACCTGGTCGAGCGCACGCTCGATGTTAGCGAGCACTCCATTGCGGGATTTAAGCTCGGCAGTCTGGCCCTTCAGCTGCAGCTCGCGCATCCGGATTAGCTGGCCGAGCAATTCTTCGCGGGTCATTATGAAATCGCCTCTGCCAGTTGGCGTACGCTGTCAGCGAGCGTCACGCGTTCACCGGCGTCCTGCTTGAGGAAGCTTTCGAGTTTTTCGTGATAGGCGACGGCTTCGTCGGTGCGGCGATCGGAGCCGGGATGGTAAGTGCCGAGCGCAATCAGCTCCTCGGCGTCGCGCCATCGCGCATAGAGTTCGACGAAACGCTGGCGCGCCGCGGTATGCTCAGCGGCGCAGACGCGCTGCGCGACGCGTGACACGGAGTTGAGCGCGTCGATGGCGGGGAAATGGGCGCGGCTGGCGAGATCGCGATTCAGCGTGATGTGCCCATCGAGCACCGACTTGGCGAGCTCGCCGATCGGATCGTTCTCTTCGTGAAGCAGCACGGTGTAGATCCCGGTGATACTGCCGGCGCCGTTTGCGATGCCGGCCTGCTCGACCAGCTTCGGGATCACCGCGAAGACCGAAGGCGGATAGCCGCGCGCGGTCGGCGGCTCGCCGCTGGCGAGGCCAACCTCGCGCTGCGCCATCGCGACGCGCGTCAGGCTGTCCATCAGGAGCAGCACGTTGTTGCCTTCGCGGCGCAGGTAGGCGGCGATCGCGGTGGCGAGGAACGCGCCCTTGATACGCATCGGCGCGGGCATGTCGCTGGCGACGACGATCACGACCGAGCGGCACAGGCCCTCGGGCCCGAGAATATCTTCGATGAATTCGCGCGCTTCGCGGCCGCGCTCGCCGATGAGAGCGATCACATTGACGTCGGCCGAAGTGCCGCGCGCCATCATGCCGAGCAGCATGCTCTTGCCGACGCCCGGCATCGCGAAGACGCCGATCTTCTGACCCACGCCGAGTGTCAACAATCCGTTAACCGCGCGGACGCCCACGTCGAGCGGAGTCTCGGTCAGTCCGCGCGACATCGGATCAAGTGCGGGCGGCTGCAATTCGATTTGTTCGCCTTCATCGGGAACCGGCTGTCCATCGAGCGCGCGGCCGAGACCGTCGAGCACCCGGCCCAATACCCAGGGGCCGACGCGGAACGTCAGATGGAGTGGCATCACGAGGCTCTCGGGCGCGAGGTCGCGCGCCTCATCGATTGCGAGCAGCAGCAGGCGATCGTCACGAAAGCCCACGACCTCGCAAGTGACCACGCTCTTGCGATCCTTCACCGCGACGAGCGTGCCGACCGGAAGATCGGGACCGGTGGCTTCGAGCAGCAGCCCGACCGAGCGCGTCAGCCGCCCGCAGGCTGGAAAGTTCACCGGCGCAATCGCGTCGATATATGAAGACGAATCGAACATTACTTCTTCGTTCGCGTCCTGGTCTTCGTCGCAGTTTTCGCAGCGCGCGCCAGAGTCCGCTGTTTCTTCACTTCCAGGACCGCGGATTTAATCTGCTCAAGAGCAGGTTCGATGCCTGCCTCGACGAGCAACCTGCCGGCCTCGACACGAACATGTCCCGGACTGAGAGTCGCGTCGTCCTTGAGCGGCAGACCGGCAAAGGCGTCCTTAGCTAACTTGTGGTCATCGGGATTCAGGTGAATTTCGGTAGCCGGCTCGGGAGCCAGCAGCTTGAGCGCTTTTGAAACTTCGCGTGTAACGAATTCGGCACGGACCGGACTCTCATCGACGATGCGCGTCACGATCGCGAGCGCGAGATCGACACAGAACTGTTCGCATTCGTGGCTGAGCGTCGCGCGCTGTTCGTTGAACTCGGCGAGCGCCGCGCCTAGAGCTTCCGCGGTCCGCAGCATCTCGACGCGACCTTCCTCGTGGCCTGAGGCGAGGCCTTCGCGAAAGCCGTTTTCACGCGCCGATGAGACGGCGGCGGCAACTTCAGTCTCGCCGCGTTCGCGGCCTTCGGCGTAGCCCCGCGTGATCGCATCGGCGACCGCGGTCTCGTCAGCGCGGGATCGCGAGCGGATGCCGAGCGAGAGAACCGCCGGATCGAACTCGGAAAGAGTGGGGAATCGATATGACTGTGCAGTGCTCATAGTTATGCCGCCGGATGCTCACCGTTGCCGTTGGCCTGCGCTTCGGCGAGCCACTTGCGCAGGATGTCAGCCGCGGCTTCGGGATTGCGGCCAACTTCTTCGTTGATCTTGGTGCGAACCTCTTCGAGCTCGCTTTTCTTCTGCGGGGCGGCAGGTTCTGGCGCCGCCGGTGCGGGAGCTGACTCAGGACGAGATGCGGGACGATCGGTCTGCGGAGGCTCCTTGGCTGCGATCTGGGCCGCCTTGGGCGCGGGCTCGCTGACTTCTTTTTTACGCCCGCTGAAGAGACCCGCCAGCACGCGCTTGACCATCCAAATCATCAGGACGAACAGGGCGAGCGCGACGCCGACTGCGATATAAAGATGCGTCGGGTTCGCGAACAGCGCGCGAATCTCTGTGATCGGATTGGGAACCGGCGGCAGGTAAGGCAGCGACAGCGCGGCGCTCTGAATATCAACCGTATCGCCGCGATCGAGCTCAGCGCCGACTGCCGCCGCGACCAGCCCCTGGATCGCGTGCAGGCGCTCATCGGGCAGCGGCTTGAACTTGCCGCCGTCGTAGGTGCCGTCGAGGACCGCGGCGACCGAGATGCGCTTGATCCGCACAGGTGCCGTAACGGTTTCGACCTCACGGCTCGAGGGCTTGTAATTGACGATGTCCTTGCGCGCGAGATCCGCGTTCTGGACTTGCGTTTGTGTCTTATCGGCCGCCGAAGTCGCTTCGGGCGATGGCTGTGCACTTGCGGCGGCAGCAGGCGCTGGACCGGGGAGATTCGAAGTGAGGCCCGGGATTCCGCCGGGCTGCGAACCCGCCGGCGTCACCGAGTGCTCCTCGCTCAGGATCGCCTGGTCGCCTTTGCCGTAGAGCTGGTCGTGACTGCTGACGCGCGAAGTGTCGATATCGACTGCGACCTGGACCGCGTAGCGATCGTCGCCCATGATTCGCCCGAGCAGGCCGCCGACCTTCTCTTCGAGGCGGTGTTCGATGTCGTTGCGCAGGCGCACAGCCTCGGCCAGCTCTCCGTCGTGCTGAGGCGGATAGAGCATCACGCCGTCGTTGCCAGTAACGGTAACGTTGTCGGGAGTGAGTCCGCGCACGGAGCTCGCGACCAGGTGCGCAATCGCGCTCGCCATCGTCTGATCGATCATCGCGCCGGGCGAGGTCGTGAGCATCACGGAGGCGCGATCGGCGTCCGAGGGTCCCAGCGCAAATGGCGAGGGGCGTCCCAGCGCCAGCATCACGCGCGCGCTTTCGACGCCGTGCAGATTCATGATCGTGCGCTCGAGCTCGCCCTGCAGCGAGCGCTGATAATTGACCTGCTCATCGAAGTCGCTCTGGCCCATGGTCGAGCGATCGAAAAGCGTGAAGTCCTCGGCGCCGCCGGAGTATCCAGGACTGCCGTCGAGTACGCGCTGCGCGTCGGTCAACTCATGTGACGGCACGGTGATCGAATCAGCGCCGAGCGTGAAATCGATTTTGTGGCGGCGCAGCCTGAGCGCGAGCGCGGTGCGATCGGCGGGCGAGAGATTGGTTGCCAGAACCACCGGCGCGCCGGGATCGATGATGTAGAGCGCGCCAACGATCGCTGCGGCGAGAATTACGGCGCCGATAATCAGATTGAAGAGCTGCCGATTCGCCTCACGAAACTTGCCAATCGCGGCGAAGATGCTCGAGAGCGTTTGCTTGATTGAATCCATCGCCGCCTTACACCTGGAGGTTCATGATTTCCTGGTAGGCGGCGAGCGCGCGGTTGCGCACTGCCATCACGACCTGGAAAGTTGTGTCGGCTTTTTCGGAAGCGAGCACCGCGTCGGTCAGGCCGACTTTGCCCTGCGCATAACCAGCAGCCATTTGATCGGCCTTTTCGAGAATCCCGTTGACCTGGTCGATCACCTGGCCAAAGCCGCTCGGATTGGGCGCGCTGGTCTCGGCCGGACTGATCGGCGCGAGATCGGGAAGTCCCTGCGGCGCAATGACGGGAATCATTTGAGTAAATCGATGGTGCGGAGCGCGGCGCTGTTGGCGGTCTGCGCGACGGAGAGGTTGGCCTGGTACGAGCGCGAGGCCTGCATCAGATCGACCATCTCGTAAATCGGATTGACGTTGGGTTCCTTGACCATCCCGTTTTCGTCGGCGAACGGATTCGACGGATCGAACACCTGCTGCGCAGGAGTCTGATCGCGAACGACGGCGGCGAGCTTCACCCCGGTGCCGGAGCCTGGCGCGCTGTCGTCGATCGGCGCGGGCTCGAACACGGCGATGCGCCGCTGGTAGGGGCCGCCATCGGGCGAATCGACTGAGTTGGCGTTGGCGAGGTTCTGCGCGATCAGTGTGATCCGTTGTGACTGTGCGTCAAGTCCGCTGGATGCGATTCCCATGATGCTATCGAGTGACATCGCGTTTCTCCTAGCTGCTCGAAGTGGCGGCCCGCAGCCGATTCACTGAATCGCCGTAGAGCCTCAGGGTGGCGGAGTAGTTCAGGGTGTTCTGGTAAGACTTGGCGACCTGCTGATCGACATCGACGTTGTTGCCGTCGTAGCGAAGATTCTCCGGCGCCAGCACATCCTTCGACGGCACGGCCGCGGAGTCCTGATCGTCGAGGACGCGATTCATAGCGTCGTCGAACTTGATATCGCGTGTGATGTAGCCGGGAGTGTCAGCGTTGGCGATATTGCCTGCCAGGAGCTCGGCGCGTTCCGAGCGAACCTCGAGCGCCGCCTCCATTACCCGCTGACTGGTTTGCAGGATCTCCATACCGAAGCATGAGAGCAACTCGCGAGCCAGCGGATGCTTATACTTACGAACTGAGGAGCAGCGGGCGCACGAACGCGGAGATCGAGGAAGAATCTTTTCCCTGCATTTTTCTATTTGAAGCTACGATGGGAGACGCTCGCCATCCCGTTTTGAGCGCGCGAATCGCATCGCACCGGGATTCTGTCCCGGCGCGAGCCATTTGCTCTTCGATTCTGTTACAGGAACGTCCCGATACTGTGCGGGAAAGGAAGCGGTTTGACCTATCTGATCTCGCCGCGCAGGTACTGCTGATATATCGAATAAACCTGCTGATTGTAGCGTTCGCGCTCGGCCTTCGACCCTGAATGATAGTTGCTGATGCGGCGCCAGATCGTGCCATGGCGGACGAGTCCCTGGCGCAGGATCTGCGCGCCAAATGCGAGATTAGTGCGCGGTTCGAGCAAATCGAACTTGGTGACTCCAAGTCGATGTCCCCAGAACCGTAAGTTGATTTGCATCAGGCCGATGTCAACGTTGGCATCGTCGCTCAGCGTCGCGAGCATCTGCTCGGCTTCTTCGCGCGAGCGGCAGTAAACCTGGTGGCCGTCGACATCGAGTGCCCATGGATGATAGCCGCTTTCGGCGCCTGCGATCGCAACCACGAGCTCGAGCGCCACACCTGCGTGGCTGGCCGCTGCGGCGTAGGGATCCGCGATGGCATCCGGAGCTTGCGCCGAGACCGCCGTCCCGAGCGCGAGCATTGCCAGCAACGCCGCGAGCATCGCACCCGGGATTGCGCTTGATTTGCGACGCGACATCGCGGCGTCCTCAACCGATAAGATCCTGGTCGACGCGGAGGCGGATCTTGCCGTCGCGATCCATCTGGATTGCGAGGTCGGTTATCTCGCGGCGCGCGGCGCGCACTTCGCGCAGCGGCACCTTGCCGATATCTTCCATTTCCTGCTCGACGATACGCTTGACCTGGTCGGGCAGCGCGCCAAACACGATTTCTTTCTCTTCGTCCTTGATACCCTTGAGCGCGAGCGCGAGGCGCTCGGGCTTGACCTCGACGAGGACTGTTTGCTGGGCACGACTGTCGAGTTTGAGGAAATCCTGGAAGTGGAACATTTCCTGTTCGATTGCGGTCGCGCGCTTGGGGTCGCCGGCGCGAATCTTTTCGACGATCGCCGTCGCGCTTTCGGAGTCGAGCTGGTTGAGCATCTGCGCGGCGCGCCGCGGCCCGGCATTCGCGTCGGCGTCATCGATTCCGACCGAGGCGCTGAAGCTCTCCTCGATCGCACGCAGGATCGCGTCGAGCGCGCGGCCCGGCACCGAGGCCGAGCGCGCCAGATGATCGACCGTGTCAGCGCGCAGGTCTTCGGGCAGCGCGCACAAAACCTCGGCCGAGTAGCGCGCCGGCAGTTGCGCCAGCACGATCGCCATCGCTTCAGTGCGTTCGCCGCGCAGCACCTGCGCCAGCGCTTCGGGTTTCACGCGCTCGGAGATCATGCGCCAGTGATCGTGACGCAGGATCTGGTCGGCGCTCTCGGGACCGAACGCCATCACCAGCGCATCCTTGAAATGCGTGGTCGGATTGACGAAGCCGGTTTCGAGGAAGGTCTTGCCGACGATCATCAGCTGATCGTCCGATGGCATCCCGCTGCGAATCAGCTGCTCGTAGCCCTGCATCAGCATCGTCAGCTCGTTGCTGCTGAGATGCTTCATCACGTTGGCGAGCACGTTCTTCTCTAGCGTGAGCACGAGCAGCGCCGCGCGATTCGTTACGCCAAGTTCGCCGCTGCCTTCTTCCTGAATAGCCATCGATCGTCTTTCCTTCCCGGAGGTCCTGCGCCGAGCGTTGATATCGTCGCCACAAGGCTGTCGTTCTCGATCGCGACCGATGCGGTGGCGATCGTTCGTCCGCCTGCTACAAAACGAACCATCGGTTTGAATCCAACTTCCGGTTCGACTTCGAGTTCATCATCGGGAGTGAGTGCCGCGATCATTCCGGTTGCGATGCGCAGCCGCGCGATGACCGCCGCGAGCACGATTTGCCCGCCGCTGAACCCATGCGGCAGCGTCGAGGGATTGCGCTCTGGTCTGATGTCGATGGTGGTCTCGGGATCGTCGAATCGCGCGCGGATTTTCGCAAGCCGCACGCCGCCGGCCTCGAGCCACGCGTCGGCGCCGTCGGGCAGAATGATTTTCTGACCGATTTTTATCGCGGCCAAATCTTCCGCGTCTGTCGCCCAATTTCCCAGCACCACGTCAACCCGCATCGGCAGCTCCGAGGCTGCGGCGCGCAACCGCGGCGATTCGCCGGCCAGGCGATCCGTGCCCGCCATGTCGCGCACCGCGTTTATGATATTGCTGCTGATCGCGATCGTGACCGTCGTTGGATTCGGCAGCGCGCCAACTCGAAAGTGCAGGACGACGAGATAATCCTGCAGCGAGAATGCGAGAGTGTCTTTGAGCCGTTCGCTCTGCCGCGTCGCCACCAGGTGGCCGAGGCCTGCCGATGCGTATGCCGCCCCGAGCCGCGTCAGCATCAGGTTGATCGCGTCACGTACGATCGCGCCCTCGATACGCGAGAAGCCGCGCCGCGCCGGTTCGGCCTCGTCTTTGAACTGGCCGATGCTGAGCCGGTTGTCGACGAACGTCCGCGCCTGCGCATCGGGCAGCAGCAGAAAACCGACGATCTCGGTTCTTTCGATTGCGAACGCGGCAGTCTGGCATTCGCCGCTGTCCTTGTCGCTCAGTTGCTGGAAGTTTTCGAACGACAGGCCCGCGAACTCGAACTGCTCGCCGCGCGCGAGGAAGTCGCGCAGCGTCGATGACCAATCCTCGGCGAGGTTCTGATGGATGCGCTCGATGGTGACTCGCCGGCGGGGCCGGATGATCGGCCGCCACATCTCGTAGAGCGTGATCTCTTCGCCGCTCTGGCCGGTTTGCTGCTGCGCGTCCACTACGGCTGCTCCGTCGGCTTGATAACGATTTCGACCCGGCGGTTGCGGGCGCGCCCTTCGTCGGTTGAGTTGTCGCCGATGGCGCGATAAGGGCCATAGCCGGCCACCGCGAAGCGCGCTTCGGGAATGCTCGAATGCGCCACAATATAACGCAGAACGCTGGCCGAGCGCGCCGCGCTCAACTCCCAGTTATCGTGAAAGCGCTCGGTCGAGATCGGATTGGAGTCGGTGAATCCATCGATCTCGAAATTGTTGGGCAAATCGGAGATCGTTTTGATCAACGCGTCGAGCGCGGGTAGCTGGGGGGGATTGATCTCAGCCGCACCGCTGTCGAAGAACTTCGCCGCGGACAGGGTAACCACCATCCCGCGGCTGTCGGCGTGAACCTCGATTCCAGAATTAGGAAATTTCGCGAGTGCATGCTGGATGCTTTTGCCGATGGTCACCAGCTGATGCTTCTGCCCGATCGCCATCAAATCCGGACCGCTCACGGCTGTCGCGCCGAGGCCGGGCCGTATCCCGCCCATGTGCGGGCGCGCGCCGACCGCGGTCGCCATGGCCACCCAGTCACGATTGACCTGCTGGCCCGACGACATCGACAGCGCGTAGAGCAACACGAACAGCGCGAACAGCAACGTGATGAAATCGGCGTACGACACGAGCCAGCGTTCGCTGGAATCGTGACCGCCGCCGCCTTCGTCGTTATCTTCCATGGTTGAATTCCTGGCGCGGCAGCGTCAGGCTGCGGCCTTGGCGGCTTCCTCGGTCTTGGCGTGGGTGCCGGATGCGGGAGTTAAGCCCTCGCTGAGTAGTTGCCGCAACGCGATTGCGCCCATTCCCTCGCGCATCGCCTTGACGCCGGTCACAACGATCTTGTCGAGCTGCTTTTCCACACGGGCGCGTGAGCGGATCTTCTTGGCGACCGGGTACGCGATTAAGTTCGCCGTGCCGACGCCGTAGACCGTCGCGACAAAGGCCGTCGCGATGCCGACTCCGACCTTCGACGGGTCATTGAGCTGCTGCATGGTGTGAATCAAGCCGAGCACGGCGCCCAGGATTCCGAAGGTCGGCAGATAACCTCCGGCTGCGTCAAATACCTCGGCCCCGGCGTTGTTGTGTTCGATGCGCTCGTGAAAAGTGCGTTCCATGATGGTCGCCATCGCTTCGGGCGACACGTTGCTCACAATCAGGTTGAGTCCGGTCGCGAGCATGCCGTAGCGCTCCTGCTTGGCGTAGCGCTGCAGCGGGACCAGGCCCTCGCGCTTCAAGATGGTCGCGTAATGGACCATGCGATCGATGAGATCGAAGGGGTCGGGTGCGTCCTCGCTGATGACCTTGCGCATGTCGCGAAGCGCCGCCATCAGGTACTTGGGCGAGAACGACAGCATGCAGGCGGCGATGGTTGCGCCGAGCACGATGAGCGCGGCGCTTTTTTGCAGCAGGCTCGAAAGCTCTCCGCCCTCGAGCCATTGGCCGAACAGGATGCTGCCGGGACCGGCGAGGATCCCCAGCACGCTAACCAGATCGATCTTGCCTGGACCGACGTTGGCCTTGGAGCTCATGGCAGTGGGCTCCCGAGCGCGGCGGCGGCCGGAGCGAACGCTGAGTCGTCGTTAACGCTGGCAAACAACGGCGCCGGCTGGCCGCTCGGCGACGCCGCGCTCGCGGCATGCGCAGACCTGCACCTGGTGCGACGGCGAGAGAGTCCCGCCTTGGTGATGTGATACTGCAGTGCGCGTGTCGTAATACCGAGCCGCCGTGCGGCTTCGATCCGATTGCCGCCCGCGGCCGCGATCGTGCGCAGGATCATTTCGCGGCGCGCCTCTTCGCGGCTGTTCTTCCAGCCGCTCACTTTCTCATCCGTCTCGGACTGCGCGACCACCAGGTGACGCCGAATATCGGCAAGGTCAATCAGGCTCGAACCGCTTTGCAGCGGTGCGATCGCGAGCCGCGTAACGAGGCTCTCGAGCTCGAGCACATTGCCGGGAAATGAGTAGCCGCCCAGGATCTTGAGCGCCATCGGCGTGAACATGCGGCGCGGATTGGCCCGATGCAGAAAGTAGCGCGCGAGCATCGCCACGTCGCCGATGCGATCGCGCAGCGAAGGCAATTCGAGGCTGAAAACGTTGAGCCGCCAGTAGAGTTCGCGCCGCAGTTCACCGCGAGTCAGCAGTTGTACAACTTGCCGATTGGTCGCCGAAATAATTCTCAGTGAACCTGCCTCTGCCGGATCGGTGGCCGGAATGCGATCGACCGCCTGCAGAAACTGCACGAGTTTCATCTGCGCGGCCTCGCTTAACTCCGCCAGTTCATCGAGATAGACGATCGCCGCCCCGGCCGACGATCCGTGCGGCCCGGCTTCGGGCAAATCATCGAGGCTCAAGAGCTCGGCATCGTCGAGGCTGGCGCAGTTGAGCGTAAAGATTCCGCCCCGGCATCGGCTCGCACAATGAATCAAGCGCGCCACGTTATACTTGCCCGATCCGATCTCGCCGCTGATGATTACCGGCACGGAGCTGGTCGCAACGCCAATCGCGCTCTTGACGATCGCGAGCAGCGCCCCGTCGCCGGAGATGAGCGCGGGCTTGAGTCCAAGTGCGCGGGAGATGACGAGACTGGCAGCAGCCTGCCAGTTGTCAGTCGCCAGATCCGCGTTGGCCCGCGCCGGACGCGAGCCGCGCTCGGCCAAATCGATACTGACGACCTCGGTTCCGGCTGGGCGCGCGCCCATGAAATCAACATAAAGTGGCGCGTGATGCTTTTGCGCGTAGGGCAGAACGTCGATTCCGGCGTGGGCGAGAAAATCCCCGAACTCGGCAGGAGCGCCGGGGCCGAGGCTGACGCGCGGCAGCGTGGCGCTCGTTGCTGACTGAAAATTGTTGGATGGTGCAAGCATGGTCAGCGAAGTCCCGCGGGCCGTGTGGCTTTGTCGGGGCTCACGAGTTCGATGATTCGCGCGCCGATCTGATCCTGCATCAGCACCACTTCCGCCCGCGCGAACAGCGCGCCGTTGACGTAAACCTCGACCGGGTCGCCGGCGTGGCGATCGAGCCGGATGCTGGCGCCGACATCGAGCTCGTCGAGCACTTCACCGAGCGTCATCACG
Coding sequences within it:
- a CDS encoding FliI/YscN family ATPase; translation: MFDSSSYIDAIAPVNFPACGRLTRSVGLLLEATGPDLPVGTLVAVKDRKSVVTCEVVGFRDDRLLLLAIDEARDLAPESLVMPLHLTFRVGPWVLGRVLDGLGRALDGQPVPDEGEQIELQPPALDPMSRGLTETPLDVGVRAVNGLLTLGVGQKIGVFAMPGVGKSMLLGMMARGTSADVNVIALIGERGREAREFIEDILGPEGLCRSVVIVVASDMPAPMRIKGAFLATAIAAYLRREGNNVLLLMDSLTRVAMAQREVGLASGEPPTARGYPPSVFAVIPKLVEQAGIANGAGSITGIYTVLLHEENDPIGELAKSVLDGHITLNRDLASRAHFPAIDALNSVSRVAQRVCAAEHTAARQRFVELYARWRDAEELIALGTYHPGSDRRTDEAVAYHEKLESFLKQDAGERVTLADSVRQLAEAIS
- a CDS encoding FliH/SctL family protein, encoding MSTAQSYRFPTLSEFDPAVLSLGIRSRSRADETAVADAITRGYAEGRERGETEVAAAVSSARENGFREGLASGHEEGRVEMLRTAEALGAALAEFNEQRATLSHECEQFCVDLALAIVTRIVDESPVRAEFVTREVSKALKLLAPEPATEIHLNPDDHKLAKDAFAGLPLKDDATLSPGHVRVEAGRLLVEAGIEPALEQIKSAVLEVKKQRTLARAAKTATKTRTRTKK
- the fliF gene encoding flagellar basal-body MS-ring/collar protein FliF — translated: MDSIKQTLSSIFAAIGKFREANRQLFNLIIGAVILAAAIVGALYIIDPGAPVVLATNLSPADRTALALRLRRHKIDFTLGADSITVPSHELTDAQRVLDGSPGYSGGAEDFTLFDRSTMGQSDFDEQVNYQRSLQGELERTIMNLHGVESARVMLALGRPSPFALGPSDADRASVMLTTSPGAMIDQTMASAIAHLVASSVRGLTPDNVTVTGNDGVMLYPPQHDGELAEAVRLRNDIEHRLEEKVGGLLGRIMGDDRYAVQVAVDIDTSRVSSHDQLYGKGDQAILSEEHSVTPAGSQPGGIPGLTSNLPGPAPAAAASAQPSPEATSAADKTQTQVQNADLARKDIVNYKPSSREVETVTAPVRIKRISVAAVLDGTYDGGKFKPLPDERLHAIQGLVAAAVGAELDRGDTVDIQSAALSLPYLPPVPNPITEIRALFANPTHLYIAVGVALALFVLMIWMVKRVLAGLFSGRKKEVSEPAPKAAQIAAKEPPQTDRPASRPESAPAPAAPEPAAPQKKSELEEVRTKINEEVGRNPEAAADILRKWLAEAQANGNGEHPAA
- the fliE gene encoding flagellar hook-basal body complex protein FliE; translation: MIPVIAPQGLPDLAPISPAETSAPNPSGFGQVIDQVNGILEKADQMAAGYAQGKVGLTDAVLASEKADTTFQVVMAVRNRALAAYQEIMNLQV
- the flgC gene encoding flagellar basal body rod protein FlgC codes for the protein MSLDSIMGIASSGLDAQSQRITLIAQNLANANSVDSPDGGPYQRRIAVFEPAPIDDSAPGSGTGVKLAAVVRDQTPAQQVFDPSNPFADENGMVKEPNVNPIYEMVDLMQASRSYQANLSVAQTANSAALRTIDLLK
- a CDS encoding lytic transglycosylase domain-containing protein — encoded protein: MSRRKSSAIPGAMLAALLAMLALGTAVSAQAPDAIADPYAAAASHAGVALELVVAIAGAESGYHPWALDVDGHQVYCRSREEAEQMLATLSDDANVDIGLMQINLRFWGHRLGVTKFDLLEPRTNLAFGAQILRQGLVRHGTIWRRISNYHSGSKAERERYNQQVYSIYQQYLRGEIR
- a CDS encoding FliG C-terminal domain-containing protein, producing the protein MAIQEEGSGELGVTNRAALLVLTLEKNVLANVMKHLSSNELTMLMQGYEQLIRSGMPSDDQLMIVGKTFLETGFVNPTTHFKDALVMAFGPESADQILRHDHWRMISERVKPEALAQVLRGERTEAMAIVLAQLPARYSAEVLCALPEDLRADTVDHLARSASVPGRALDAILRAIEESFSASVGIDDADANAGPRRAAQMLNQLDSESATAIVEKIRAGDPKRATAIEQEMFHFQDFLKLDSRAQQTVLVEVKPERLALALKGIKDEEKEIVFGALPDQVKRIVEQEMEDIGKVPLREVRAARREITDLAIQMDRDGKIRLRVDQDLIG
- a CDS encoding OmpA family protein, translating into MEDNDEGGGGHDSSERWLVSYADFITLLFALFVLLYALSMSSGQQVNRDWVAMATAVGARPHMGGIRPGLGATAVSGPDLMAIGQKHQLVTIGKSIQHALAKFPNSGIEVHADSRGMVVTLSAAKFFDSGAAEINPPQLPALDALIKTISDLPNNFEIDGFTDSNPISTERFHDNWELSAARSASVLRYIVAHSSIPEARFAVAGYGPYRAIGDNSTDEGRARNRRVEIVIKPTEQP
- a CDS encoding MotA/TolQ/ExbB proton channel family protein, with protein sequence MSSKANVGPGKIDLVSVLGILAGPGSILFGQWLEGGELSSLLQKSAALIVLGATIAACMLSFSPKYLMAALRDMRKVISEDAPDPFDLIDRMVHYATILKREGLVPLQRYAKQERYGMLATGLNLIVSNVSPEAMATIMERTFHERIEHNNAGAEVFDAAGGYLPTFGILGAVLGLIHTMQQLNDPSKVGVGIATAFVATVYGVGTANLIAYPVAKKIRSRARVEKQLDKIVVTGVKAMREGMGAIALRQLLSEGLTPASGTHAKTEEAAKAAA